The nucleotide window GGTTAAAATATGGTGCAACATCCGGGTCATCTTCTGATTTTATTACTACATTGTTGATGTATAGGTTGTGTGCTACCTCTTTTATCTTACTTTCCTCCCATCCTGGACTTGCTGTAAGACCTAGTATTAGTTGATTTTCTGCTTTTTGCATGTATTTCTGGGCAAGATATACATATGAGTATGATCCTACAGCATGGTGACATTCATCAAATATTATGAGTGATACATCACTAAAGTCATATTCCTGTGAGATTATGTCTGATTCTATTGTCTGGGGTGTTGCACAGATTATCTGATTTTCATTCCATAATTTTTTTCTTTCCTTTGGTCTGTTATTTCCTGTTAGACTTGCAACAGTTGTATTCATAAAGTCATTTAAACTGTTTTCATGTTGTATTGTTAGTGGTTTACTTGGTGCAAGAAATAGTATTTTACTTCCCTCATATTGCCTTAATCGTTCTGCTATTACTAGTGCTGCTATTACTGTTTTTCCCATTGCTGTTGGTGCAATGATCATTGTGTTTTCTTTTAGTGCATCTGTTGCTAGTTTTTGTTGGTATATTCTTCCTTCTATCTTATTTTTCTTTAAGTATTGATGATCGATCCAATTTTTCATATACTTATTTTTGAATTTAAATTCTTAAATTACTATCTAATAAATAAAAATTATAACTTATTAGTTATAACTTATAACTAAACTATCTAAAAAATAAAAAAGCATCATATAAGGGTAAATTACCCCCATACAATACACTTGCAACACACCTTTAAGTTACAAGATTTCATCAAATATGATCTATTCTGATATCATATCAATAAGATTTTCAACACTATCATAAACTACATCAAGCTTACACATACTAGGAACATAGTTTGCAGCTTTAGCAGAATTTACACCAATAACTTCATAGCTAAGATCCTCAACAGGAGCTACAACCATACAAGTATCAGATACAATCTTACCACCAGCAGCTTCAATAATGTCAAGATATCCACACTGTTCACTCATAGCCTTAATTGCTTTTGATGTACAAATCCAAAGATCAGCCTTAAGTTTACGACCAGAGATGAGATTTGCAACTTCCTTAATTTCACTAATTGATGCATGAGGACAACCAAGACATACAAGATCTGGCATCTTATCTGTAGTATTAAGCTTTAAAATAGTATCTTCAATATCACTTGCTTCAATATCTACAACTTCAAGTTCACCAAATGAATCACAACAACTTGCATAGTCAGCTTCAGGTGTAACACCTTCAATGTGATAAAGACTTACAGCACCACTAGATGCAAGAGCAGCACCAAGTAATTTAAGATTGTTACGTGAAACCTTATCATTTAATCTGAAATATGGCTTTTTATCATTAACAATCTGTCCTGTAAAGTATCCAAGAGCACCATAATCAATTGAATCTTTAAAGTCATAGTCAACATTAAATATCATGTCAGCCTGACGATTTTCAAGAATATGATTACCATAATATGGAGTTCTTCCAACAATAGCAGCAAGAAGTGCACTAGGTCCACCTTCTCTGTTACTTCTAGCACCAATAGCACTATTTACATAACAAACAGCTGATGATTCAGACCATGCAACATGCTCATTAATAAGAGGACTGTTACCTACAAGATATGGGGTACATGTACATGTACTCATAACACCAATACTTTCATATCCCTCTATAATATCAACCTGTTTTTTACTAAATTCTTCACTAAAACCTAGCTCCTGCCAATTTTCAATGTCAACACCAGCAGGGTTAAGCATGGTTTCAAGCATTACATCACATTTCTTTCCTAAATCAACAACAAAGTCAAGACCAGCATCACCAATGGTTTTATATGATACACCAGATACTTGTGCTGATGTAATAGGAACCATACATTCAGCATCATAAATCTTACCAAGACTCATAAGTATTTCCATACATTCAGCCTTACCTTCACCATATTCACCATCATACATGTCTTGTTCATATTTTGTAAGTTGCATAATCCATACACTCCCAATTATTAAAAATTCTCTTTTAAAATTTTCTTAGTTATGATAATATTTATCTAATCTAGTTATTATTTATTTGATATGCTACCATTTCATCAACAAGGTTAATGAAGTTATCCATCTGATTTGCAGGAATTGTAGCACCAGCTGCAATATTATGACCTCCACCACTACCATTGAAGTTCTGTGATGCCTGGTTCATAATAACACCAAGATTAACACCTTTTTCTATCATATTATCAGTTGTACGTGATGAAACCTTAACCAGGTTATCCATACGCATAAGTGATAATATAGGCTTATCAGGTACAAATCCAAGTTCTATACCAATACTACTTACTGCTGCTGCAACTTTCTTCTGCTCTTTGTCTTCTGTGTAGATGTATTGAATGTTATCTTTTTGAATACTACCTTCACGTTTAATCCATTCAACACCACTTTGCATACCAGATGCATACTTACCAAGTAAGTTAAGAGCAAAGTCCATCTGCTGGTATTTACCAAGCTGAATACCTACAGCTGCTGTATATTCCTTATTTTTACCACAACTATTAAGAAGATTAGAGTACTCCTCAACATTACTAAGTTCACGTCTTATATTATTAATCTTATAAACCTCACCAAACACATCACTATTTACAGAGATAAGTTGCTCTTTAAGAGTTTCATATTCATCACTACTAAGATCAGCTAGGTATTTATCTTTAGAAATACCATTTTCACTAAGAAACTCAGATGATTTTTCAATATCTGCAGATAGTCCACTAAGAGGAGGTGTGTATGTATATGCTATAGATTTATATAATGGCTGAGTATTGCTATAGGCAAGTTTAAGGTCATCTTTAACTTCAATAACATTACGTTCAACAGCCTCATCGCGTATCAATTCATTAATACCACTAACTCCACCTTTAAGTTGCATATCACCACATGCACCAACAAGTGCTAAAGATGCAAGTTCATAGTATTTAAAATCATGTACTGATAAGTATGAAAGACCTGAACCACTAACATCACGGGTTCCATCTATATCAAAAAGATGTGGGTTTACGTGAACAAATTCTTTACTTTCAGATTCTACTTCAAAATCAGCATCCTCTTCGGGTATCTGATGGTGATCTGCTACTATTACATCACCTTTAAGTTTTGAAATATTTCTTAATTCTCCACTTCCCATATCAGAAAAAATAAAAAGTTTATAACGGGATTTGCTAAGTTCTTTAACATTACTACCTCTAAGACGTGGTAGTATTGTAACATGGAATCTTCCACCTGCTTTCTTAATTGCATTAGCAAAAATTCCAGCAGATGTAAGTCCATCGGTATCGTTGTGAGAAACAATTCTCACAACATGCCCTTGATCAATATGTGACCTGAGAAGGTCACAGGCTTCATCAGCCCTATTTAACAAGCAGTGCTGCTGTTTTTGGATCATATCTCCATCCTTCTGGAAGAACATTGTTTTTGGTGTAGTATTTTACAAGTCTTCTGATTTTAGATTCAATTTTAATTAATCCTCTTTTTGAGTGGATATCTTTTGGGTTTTCATCTAAGTGTTCTCTTATGTTTATTGCTCTTTTAATTAAGTTAAGAAGGTCTTCTGGGTATTCAAATGTTGTACCATTTTTTTCAAGAATTTCTGTGATTTTTGCTCCCATTACAGATTTTGTACTAGGAATTCCGTATTGGTCTCTGAGTGTGATACCAATTTGGCTGGTACTTTGTCCTTCTTTGTATAATTTTACGATTAATTCTTCGATTTCTTCTGGGTTTTGTTCTACCCATTCAGGTGCGTTTGCCATGTTTTAATATCTCCATTAAATTTTCTTTTATTAAATAAAAAGATTCCTATGCATATATGTAAAATTAGAATTTTAAATATGTAGTTATTCTATCTTTCTATAAATTATCTATTCACATTTTTCTTCAGAATACCATTTGGCAAATTTTTCCATTGATAATCTTCTATGTGAACATTCATTTTTTTCATCAGTTGTAAGTTCGCCGTATGTTTTATCATATTTTTCTACATAAAATAGTGGATCGTATGCAAAACCATTGTCGCCTTTTTCTTCTGATAAAATTTCTCCACTAACAGTGCCTA belongs to Methanosphaera sp. and includes:
- a CDS encoding DHH family phosphoesterase, producing the protein MIQKQQHCLLNRADEACDLLRSHIDQGHVVRIVSHNDTDGLTSAGIFANAIKKAGGRFHVTILPRLRGSNVKELSKSRYKLFIFSDMGSGELRNISKLKGDVIVADHHQIPEEDADFEVESESKEFVHVNPHLFDIDGTRDVSGSGLSYLSVHDFKYYELASLALVGACGDMQLKGGVSGINELIRDEAVERNVIEVKDDLKLAYSNTQPLYKSIAYTYTPPLSGLSADIEKSSEFLSENGISKDKYLADLSSDEYETLKEQLISVNSDVFGEVYKINNIRRELSNVEEYSNLLNSCGKNKEYTAAVGIQLGKYQQMDFALNLLGKYASGMQSGVEWIKREGSIQKDNIQYIYTEDKEQKKVAAAVSSIGIELGFVPDKPILSLMRMDNLVKVSSRTTDNMIEKGVNLGVIMNQASQNFNGSGGGHNIAAGATIPANQMDNFINLVDEMVAYQINNN
- a CDS encoding 30S ribosomal protein S15, which gives rise to MANAPEWVEQNPEEIEELIVKLYKEGQSTSQIGITLRDQYGIPSTKSVMGAKITEILEKNGTTFEYPEDLLNLIKRAINIREHLDENPKDIHSKRGLIKIESKIRRLVKYYTKNNVLPEGWRYDPKTAALLVK
- a CDS encoding aconitase X catalytic domain-containing protein, which produces MQLTKYEQDMYDGEYGEGKAECMEILMSLGKIYDAECMVPITSAQVSGVSYKTIGDAGLDFVVDLGKKCDVMLETMLNPAGVDIENWQELGFSEEFSKKQVDIIEGYESIGVMSTCTCTPYLVGNSPLINEHVAWSESSAVCYVNSAIGARSNREGGPSALLAAIVGRTPYYGNHILENRQADMIFNVDYDFKDSIDYGALGYFTGQIVNDKKPYFRLNDKVSRNNLKLLGAALASSGAVSLYHIEGVTPEADYASCCDSFGELEVVDIEASDIEDTILKLNTTDKMPDLVCLGCPHASISEIKEVANLISGRKLKADLWICTSKAIKAMSEQCGYLDIIEAAGGKIVSDTCMVVAPVEDLSYEVIGVNSAKAANYVPSMCKLDVVYDSVENLIDMISE